acttaaaaagaaaaaagttcaAATGCACATTTGGTAATAGAATGGAGTATCATAAATGCATGACTAATCATGGTGTTGGACTAGTTGGGCTCCTAGACTTGTTATCTTCAGATGATAGCCTGTTTCCAGAATCAATTTGCTGGATGTCCTCAATCATCTGGACAACTTGAATCATGTCAGGCCTTGTTTCAGGCACATTTGCCACACAAGCCATTGCAATCTGCAGCATCTGCACCATCTCGTCTTCGATATTTTGAAACTTGATGAGCTCAGCATCAAACACCTCTGCAGTCCATTCCTCCCTGACAACAGACTGTACCCATCTTGGTAAATCTACCACCTCATCATGGCCAGGTGGCTGCACTGGTGCTTTTCCAGTAAGGAGTTCAAGAAGCAGAACACCAAAGCTGTAAACGTCGGATTTCTGAGTACATTTCTTGGTCTCGATCACCTCGGGTGCTCTATATCCTGCACTTCTTGATGGGATAGTAGGAAAGCCCATTAGAGGAGTAAGACCAACATCTGAGATGCATCCACTATTATCGTGGGTGAGAAGCACATTGGATGACTTGATATTGCCATGAATTAGTTTGCCACCAGCAACAGCGTGGATATGGGCAATACCACTTGCAGCTCCATGGGCAATCCTCAATCTAGATTCCCAATCCAGTGTTCTTCCCAAGTCCCTGTTGCCTATAATCATAAACAAGGAgcagtgaaagaaaagaaatttcaGGTATAAACAGTTAGATTGAAAATTAGGAATAGCACCAAACATTCAACAACTTGCAAGTTGCAGCTTGCTTCAAAATAATATGGAGAGCTGTGAGTTCATGAAACCAATATCACATGTTCTAAATCTTTATGTTATaaaatcttcaaggcaaactTGAGTTCCTATTTCAGGAGAGTTTATTTATAATGCTTTTCAAAGGAACTTTGTCTAGGGGCTTTTCTGAAGAATATAGGTACTTCATTTCACACTCAGAATATAAGATCTTGAGCAACTTTTACAGTTGATTTTCTGATCCGATCTTAGTAACTAAGGATATTCCCAAGTACCTGAATGGTATACTAAAAGGATGGGAGGAAAAAAGAAGGAAGATGTGTTACCATGCATTCTAGTGGATAAACTGCCTGCCGGTACATGATCATAGATAAGAAGTTTTTCATCCTTGGAAAAGTAATAAGCACGAAGTGCAACAACATGTCGATGCTGATCCACAGTGCCAATTATCTCCATCTGCTGGTCAAACTCTCGTTTCCCAACAACAACTTCCTTCAGCCGTTTCACAACAACAGTCGTTCCCTCCTCCAAGATGGCCTTGTAGGTTGTTCCATAGCTCCCTTTACCCAAAACCTCAGCCGAGGCTCTCAACAAATCTTCAAGAtcaaaattgaaagaacaaCCCTCAAAGAAAACCAATTTGTTATTTTCAGCTGCTTGTACTCCACTACTGAAGTCCTCTGTTTGCTTCGGACTTCCTCCTCCATTAAAGTCTTTTCTTTGCTGAACACCTCTCTTTGAATAGTATCTCTTCATACAACACAAGAAAATCAACACAGTTAGACATAGGATCCCTCCAACACCCCCTGCAACAATGCCAATGATAACCCCTGTACTTAAGCTTTTCTTGCCTTTATGCTTTTCAGGAAGTGTTGGTGAGGATGGCAGGACACTTGGAGAACGAGATGGTGGTGTTAGACTCAAAGGCGAAGGAGAAGGTGGACTTGAAGGGGATGGAGAAGGTGAAGGCGCAAAAGAGGGGCATTGAGTCAAGGGTTGTCCGCATAATAGAGAATTTCCTTGAAATGAAGAAGCTGAAAACTTTGCAAGGGATGGCGGAATTGAACcattgagttggttattgctCATATTCAATTGTGTAAGCCTTGGTAGATTTACATTAGGAATGGATCCTGTGAGCGAGTTGTTTTGTAGGTTCAAACCAGTAAGATGTGTCAGATTTTGAATTGTTGTTGGAATTTTTCCTgagaaggagttgaaagagagaTCAATGAAGTTGAGCTGTAGAGATAGAGGGGAAGGTATTTCACCAGAAAATTGGTTTTGTTGGAGAAATATGAAACGGAGGGACGGAAGAGAGGTGATGTCTGAAGGAAGATTTCCAGTCAGCCCATTGGAATGAAGGCTGAGGGTTGTTAGTGCATCCAGTCTTCCTATGGTATTGTCTGGAATAGGACCATAGAGTCCAATACCAGGAAGCCGAAGTGCAACTACGCGACTGCCATCTGAGCTGCAACTGACGCCATGCCATGTGCAAATGGAAGAGCTAGTGTTCCACTTGAACTTTCGAAGATGAGGTACTGCAGAAGCAAAGTCAAGTAGCGCTTGTCTATCTGAGCTAAGGTCAGCAGTAACTTCTGGGAAGAAGAGCAAAAATGGAAACAGAGAAAGAGCAAGCAGATCTACTATTGGGTGTAGCGTCATCATACTAATAATTAAGAATGAATAAGATTTCCTATTTGCTCCTGGACTTCCCAAGTCAACTCAAGTTGCCATAAGAGATCAACTTTGCGTATCATCCGCTTGCATCACCTAGTAACAATGGTATCACCATGAAACAAAGTTAGAAGAAAGCAGTGAGAAAAGATATATACAAATATGTGGCAGAGAACTTAGATAGATGCAAAATACCCCCACACAATACCATCGCAGTATGAAATGAATAGACAATTGTCTTTGGTTCTATTGTgtgtattattttctttttctttgcgTATTTGAATGATTTTTCATCATTCTTCATGACACACGGGAAGAGAAAACAATTTATGCCTCCTAAAGATGACGTAATCCAGAAGAAGATTGGAatctttttacaaaaataaataaataaataaataactttttCATGTGTCCAAGGAGCTGGGGGGTTTAAACACTAAAGTTCATACTGTTACATAGTTCAGTACCAGTTTTTAAGTGTAAAATCTGCCTAGTTCACTTGCTTTTTTGTTTCACCTGGGTTCTTCCATCTGTCTGCTCAGCAAACTAGTACCATGTCTGAGAGAGTAACACCATTAACGACAGCATGAAAAAATCAGCTTGTTTTCGTTTGATGTCTCTCTAAAACTAGTGAAAAGATTAGGTGAAGAAACAAAGAAGATCAAGTGATCAACCACACTGCTAAAAGTGCAGCTGCAATGCCAATTAAGGAGCTATGTGACTGGGTCGACAGGTTTTCACACTTTGTGGCGTTCTCATATCAGTTTCTAGCCCAGAGCAGAGTGACTATATGTAGCAAACTAAGCGTGAGAACTGAAGGAAACAGAACAATCAAGGAAAAAAGAACTGGAGGAAACAGCTTAGCACTCATAGCCCGGAATTTCCAGCATACTTGTTGAAGGAAAGCCTAAAATACGCACCCACAGAAAGATGTTGCCGAGTATTTATTTAGATTCATAATAAGAGTAAAAGGCTTCTTTAAAGATAAACATCTTAAATTCTGAAAGCCAATGACCCCATGAACTTGTTAGATGCATCCCACCTCACTAATGCACTATACCGAGTTTCTGGAAAGAGCAGACAGGACATCTATGAAAAGACCCATGTTCAGATTCTTGAAAAGATTTGTTCTTTCTGCATTACCACCCTCTAATTCCTAATTTCAACATTCCATCATAGCATAGACAAAGAAATTAGTCCATGAATAGTTTAAATATCTTAAGTTCAGAAATTCGAGCTAAAATTGGTTGCCATATCCAAAATCTATTCTTGTGAACTTAAGGCGATTGGACATGAGTTGGTtgagatttgaaaaaaaaaagaaaaagaaaaagaaaaagaagagaatagtATTTGAAAGTTTAGTTGTGTGAGGACATGAAAACAAAGTTGCGTTTTGTGAGtgaaaacttgagaaactcCTAAAACATGTGCTTCAAACTTCAAATTCTATAATTCAATAATGAGTGAATTTGAGGAACAAACACTTATTGGAGTTTGAAATAATcttcaaatattatttcaaatttaaaccAAAATCTATGGCCAGACGGTGCTAATTGACACAGATGTGAAGTTGAAATAAAAGGGGAAAGAGAGAGCAAGATTATACCTTGAGAAATGGTGAAATTCTACTGCAATGAAGAAAATGGGAGAGAGCTAGCTTAATAACGAttgagaaatgagaaaaagaaaaaaagggcgAGTCTTGTGCCTTACAATTCCCCTCTAAACTTCCTACTCCAACGGCATTTTGTTTACTTTGCAAAATGATATTATTCTGTGAGTCAAGAAAGAGCCAAACTTGGTTGACACCTTTTCTGCAGCAGCTGGTGGTACCGGTAGGAAAAAATAAAGCAGTAGGAATGAAAaatcttttgttttctttccttCTTGTCAAAAGAATaatcttttccttttccttcttcttcagCTTGTTCGTCAAGCAAACGGAATCTCTGCTAATTTAGCACAGATCTCGATGTTTTCTTGGAGGGGCTCTCCAACTACTTCTCGTTTGCTtgcttattttatcattttcaacCACATGCTTCTGCCATTCTTAGGATTAACTACAACATTCACCTTCTCCAACTACTCGTTTTCACTGATTGGCTGTCATTCATATGACAATTGCCAAGCCTGGAAAGTGGGAATTGGTTTGCTTCTCCCACTATTAATTGTTAATgtagaccaaaaaaaaaaaagaaggtgcTCTTTTTaccttaattttaaatttgGTGTCAAATACACTCACCAAAAAGTTCGCCCATTAATTAAATGTTCATTTACATTTacttactccctccgtcccattttATTTATGTAATACTATTTGATTTAATACAGTGTTTAAGATAAAAAGATAGACTTTTAAAACTTATAGTCtaaaattttttttagatatttgtgtggttataaattattttaatattagttTACATACATATATCACTAAGATGGAGAGGATGGCCTAAACATGGTCTAAGGTTTCATTCATTAATATAAAATACCACGTTACAAGTGAAGCAGGCCAATTTCAAGGCAATGGCTATTGTAGTAGTTGAATCATTTCTTACTATTcgttctttttaatttatttgttcattttgacTTAATAtgtgatttaaaaaaataaaattttgttgctataaattaaaaatatgtgaaatctactaaaatattttttttatcttataattttaaatatattatataaaatattaaaactaaaaaaatatatattttattttttaacggACTAAGAAGAAATACAAAAGA
This DNA window, taken from Solanum dulcamara chromosome 3, daSolDulc1.2, whole genome shotgun sequence, encodes the following:
- the LOC129882500 gene encoding probable inactive receptor kinase At5g58300: MMTLHPIVDLLALSLFPFLLFFPEVTADLSSDRQALLDFASAVPHLRKFKWNTSSSICTWHGVSCSSDGSRVVALRLPGIGLYGPIPDNTIGRLDALTTLSLHSNGLTGNLPSDITSLPSLRFIFLQQNQFSGEIPSPLSLQLNFIDLSFNSFSGKIPTTIQNLTHLTGLNLQNNSLTGSIPNVNLPRLTQLNMSNNQLNGSIPPSLAKFSASSFQGNSLLCGQPLTQCPSFAPSPSPSPSSPPSPSPLSLTPPSRSPSVLPSSPTLPEKHKGKKSLSTGVIIGIVAGGVGGILCLTVLIFLCCMKRYYSKRGVQQRKDFNGGGSPKQTEDFSSGVQAAENNKLVFFEGCSFNFDLEDLLRASAEVLGKGSYGTTYKAILEEGTTVVVKRLKEVVVGKREFDQQMEIIGTVDQHRHVVALRAYYFSKDEKLLIYDHVPAGSLSTRMHGNRDLGRTLDWESRLRIAHGAASGIAHIHAVAGGKLIHGNIKSSNVLLTHDNSGCISDVGLTPLMGFPTIPSRSAGYRAPEVIETKKCTQKSDVYSFGVLLLELLTGKAPVQPPGHDEVVDLPRWVQSVVREEWTAEVFDAELIKFQNIEDEMVQMLQIAMACVANVPETRPDMIQVVQMIEDIQQIDSGNRLSSEDNKSRSPTSPTP